Proteins encoded by one window of Erysipelothrix rhusiopathiae:
- a CDS encoding class II fumarate hydratase, giving the protein MSTFEDKFGKIDIPEGALWGVNTQRSLQNFPIGQETMPESLIEALIVLKKVSAKVHRVHHKMDEDIAKVIVEACDYLLDGDLKEAFPLSIWQTGSGTQTNMNVNEVIAHLANTRFHGHHVHPNDHVNQGQSSNDIFPSAMHISTVLLVKNSLMLSLEDMIETFDALIDQYGLVMKTGRTHLQDATPITFGQELGAWRHMYQEGLDQLNQCLESLQPLAMGATAVGTGLNSYEGFDQAICDELNQMYHESFRPSVNKFHAISSKDSFVFLQGALAAIASNSLKMANDIRFLASGPRCGLGEISMPENEAGSSIMPGKVNPTQCEALMMVCAQVMGNQTAVTVGAALGNFQLNTFMPLIIHNTTQSICLLSDALNSFNLRCLQGIEVDKEKMSDNLHKSLMTATFLNRKFGYDHTAKIVNQAHQEGKSIKTVVVESGAMGDDEFDAFFDYQKMIQPD; this is encoded by the coding sequence ATGTCAACATTTGAAGATAAGTTTGGAAAGATTGATATTCCGGAAGGCGCGTTGTGGGGTGTTAATACACAACGAAGCTTACAAAATTTTCCGATTGGTCAAGAAACGATGCCTGAATCATTGATTGAAGCTTTAATTGTATTAAAGAAAGTATCAGCCAAAGTACACCGCGTTCATCATAAAATGGATGAGGATATCGCTAAAGTGATTGTGGAAGCGTGTGATTATCTTCTGGATGGTGACTTGAAGGAAGCATTTCCGCTTTCCATCTGGCAAACTGGAAGTGGTACCCAAACAAATATGAATGTGAATGAAGTGATTGCTCATCTTGCGAATACACGATTTCACGGACATCACGTTCATCCCAATGATCATGTGAACCAGGGACAAAGTTCCAATGATATCTTTCCAAGTGCAATGCATATCAGTACGGTATTGTTGGTAAAAAACAGTCTCATGCTAAGTTTGGAGGACATGATTGAAACCTTTGATGCACTGATTGATCAATATGGTCTTGTGATGAAAACCGGTCGAACACATCTTCAAGATGCAACACCGATTACTTTTGGCCAAGAGCTTGGTGCTTGGCGACATATGTACCAAGAGGGTCTTGACCAATTGAATCAGTGTCTTGAATCCTTACAGCCACTTGCAATGGGAGCAACAGCGGTAGGTACGGGTTTAAATTCTTATGAAGGTTTTGATCAAGCAATATGTGATGAACTTAACCAAATGTATCACGAATCATTTAGACCTTCTGTCAATAAATTCCATGCGATCAGTTCTAAAGATAGTTTTGTTTTCCTTCAGGGTGCTCTTGCAGCCATTGCCTCAAATAGTCTGAAAATGGCGAATGATATTCGTTTTCTTGCTAGTGGACCACGTTGTGGTTTGGGAGAAATCTCTATGCCGGAAAATGAAGCCGGTAGTTCCATCATGCCTGGGAAGGTAAATCCAACTCAGTGTGAAGCTTTAATGATGGTGTGTGCCCAAGTTATGGGAAATCAAACCGCGGTCACAGTCGGTGCGGCTTTGGGTAATTTTCAGTTGAATACGTTTATGCCGTTAATTATTCATAACACTACCCAATCAATATGTTTACTTTCAGATGCACTTAATTCCTTTAACCTTCGTTGTTTACAAGGCATCGAGGTTGATAAAGAAAAAATGTCAGATAACCTACACAAATCACTGATGACAGCAACATTTTTAAACCGTAAGTTCGGTTACGATCACACTGCGAAAATTGTGAATCAAGCCCATCAAGAGGGAAAAAGTATAAAAACGGTTGTGGTAGAGTCGGGTGCTATGGGTGACGATGAATTTGATGCATTCTTTGATTATCAAAAAATGATACAACCGGATTAA
- a CDS encoding aspartate ammonia-lyase — translation MKNQNVRIEYDSLGSVKVPKDALYGAQTVRALQNFQITGRHVNDMMYLALAQVKKACALANKSVGELDGPRCDAIVFACDEIISGKYKEAFITDAIQGGAGTSMNMNVNEIIANRAAQILNRPIGVYDYIHPNDHVNRAQSTNDIIPTAGKLTVLNLGLLLVEEMIFLADTFHAKALEFSNIIKVGRTHLQDAVLISMGQVFHSYESVVRRDIQRLKQSLSEMQVINLGATAVGTGINSVEGYREHAVTHLSRITGKSFVSAEDLVDATKHVDGFANVHGSLKTFAVGLSRICNDIRMMASGPKVGFNEIFLPEKQPGSSIMPGKVNPVIPEVVNQVCFQVIGNDATVTLAAEAGQMELNVFEPVLFDNLFESLEILRHACATLRIHAIQDIKVNEHRIQDYVEHSLAMATALVKYLGYEKVSEITKQALKENKSLKTLVLEQGLMSEAEVDEALKPESMIHPR, via the coding sequence ATGAAAAACCAAAATGTTCGGATTGAATATGATTCATTAGGAAGTGTTAAGGTTCCAAAAGATGCTTTATATGGTGCACAAACAGTACGTGCACTCCAAAATTTTCAGATTACAGGAAGACACGTTAATGATATGATGTACCTAGCATTAGCACAGGTAAAAAAAGCATGTGCGCTTGCGAATAAATCGGTTGGGGAATTGGATGGCCCCCGCTGTGATGCGATTGTTTTTGCGTGTGATGAGATTATCAGTGGTAAGTACAAAGAAGCCTTTATTACTGATGCAATCCAAGGTGGTGCAGGAACGTCCATGAATATGAATGTGAACGAAATTATCGCAAATCGGGCAGCACAAATATTAAATAGACCCATTGGCGTCTATGATTACATTCACCCAAACGATCATGTAAATCGGGCGCAATCCACAAACGATATCATTCCAACGGCAGGAAAACTAACCGTTTTAAATCTAGGACTGTTACTCGTCGAAGAAATGATCTTTCTTGCTGATACATTTCATGCGAAAGCCCTTGAATTTAGTAACATCATCAAAGTTGGACGCACCCATCTACAAGATGCTGTCCTCATATCAATGGGTCAAGTTTTCCATAGTTATGAGTCGGTAGTACGTCGTGATATTCAACGTTTAAAACAGTCACTCAGTGAAATGCAAGTTATTAATTTAGGTGCTACTGCGGTGGGTACAGGTATCAATTCAGTAGAAGGATATCGTGAACATGCTGTAACGCATTTAAGTCGTATAACGGGTAAATCCTTTGTGAGTGCAGAAGATTTAGTGGATGCAACCAAACATGTGGATGGATTTGCGAATGTCCATGGTTCATTAAAAACATTTGCAGTGGGATTGTCACGAATTTGTAATGATATCCGTATGATGGCATCAGGACCTAAGGTAGGGTTTAATGAGATATTTTTACCAGAAAAACAACCGGGAAGTTCAATAATGCCGGGTAAAGTTAATCCAGTAATTCCCGAAGTTGTGAATCAAGTATGTTTTCAAGTGATTGGTAATGATGCAACCGTTACTCTTGCGGCTGAAGCAGGACAAATGGAATTGAATGTTTTTGAACCAGTTCTATTCGATAACCTGTTTGAATCGCTTGAGATATTACGGCATGCATGCGCAACCTTACGCATCCACGCAATTCAAGACATTAAGGTCAATGAACATCGCATTCAAGATTATGTGGAACACTCTCTTGCGATGGCGACAGCACTCGTTAAGTATCTTGGCTATGAGAAAGTATCTGAAATTACGAAACAAGCTCTAAAAGAAAACAAATCACTAAAGACATTAGTGCTTGAACAAGGTTTGATGAGTGAAGCTGAAGTGGATGAAGCTTTAAAACCAGAATCGATGATTCATCCGCGATAA
- a CDS encoding ATP-binding cassette domain-containing protein: protein MIQIDKITKTFGNRVILKDYSLEIHQNSFTVIAGPSGSGKSTLLNIMGLLDVPDSGNVTLLDQRNLKPFSRSASTMLRKHIGYLFQNFALVPEKTVEYNLKIAMEGYKHSKDAMIDALKQVGLPNILDQYVYQCSGGEQQRIAIARLLLKPCDLILADEPTGSLDEANKYLIFDLLKTLQKLGKTLVIVTHDPDLIAQADNVIYLET, encoded by the coding sequence ATGATTCAAATCGATAAAATTACGAAAACTTTTGGAAACCGTGTGATTCTCAAAGATTATTCTCTTGAGATTCATCAAAACAGTTTTACCGTTATTGCGGGACCCTCAGGTTCTGGAAAAAGCACACTTTTAAATATTATGGGACTTTTGGATGTACCCGATTCGGGTAATGTAACCCTTCTAGATCAACGAAATCTTAAACCATTCTCACGAAGTGCTTCCACGATGTTACGGAAACACATCGGTTACTTATTTCAAAATTTCGCACTGGTTCCTGAGAAAACCGTTGAATACAATTTGAAAATAGCAATGGAAGGGTATAAACATTCTAAAGACGCTATGATTGATGCATTAAAACAAGTAGGACTTCCCAATATTCTTGATCAATATGTTTACCAATGTTCTGGTGGTGAACAACAACGAATTGCGATAGCACGCTTATTGCTTAAACCTTGCGATTTGATTCTTGCAGATGAACCCACGGGAAGTTTGGATGAGGCAAATAAATATCTAATATTTGACCTGTTAAAAACATTACAAAAACTCGGGAAAACCTTAGTGATTGTTACACATGATCCTGATTTGATTGCGCAAGCAGACAATGTCATTTACTTAGAAACTTAA
- a CDS encoding Y-family DNA polymerase, with amino-acid sequence MNMVFDYDKEPSRDILCIDCKSFYASCEAVARGLNPLKTKLVVMSYPSDSVRERGSGLILASSPMAKKAFGISNVSRARDLPFPYPEDLVIAPPRMNLYMTVHRQINEIFRCYVDDQNVATYSVDETFLDVTDSLSYFNCKTAYELAKIIQTHVYKDTGIYTTVGIGDNPLLAKLALDNEAKHTRDMKAEWRYEDVASKLWKIETITDFWGIGSRTALRLKRMGIDTIEQLAHANYHHLKKEMGVIGMQLYAHAWGIDRTFLGEHYIPKSKSIGNSQVLNRDYTNKQEIIVVIREMADQVATRLRKENKYTKCIGLWIGYSLSYIDETGKTGFSKQVKIEATSNSARIAEALLQIFDQYYDVQVVRNLGINCTQLENPTQDQLSLFEPLEIKDRDRKLDQVVDDVRSKFGFTKLVYASSLTQGGRAIARSSLVGGHAGGMEGIESRGSEDDTEADKKNIYKL; translated from the coding sequence ATGAATATGGTCTTTGATTATGATAAAGAACCTTCACGGGATATATTATGCATTGATTGTAAGAGTTTTTATGCATCATGCGAAGCCGTTGCTCGGGGTTTAAATCCATTAAAAACAAAGTTAGTTGTGATGAGTTACCCCAGTGATAGTGTACGTGAACGAGGAAGTGGTTTGATTCTTGCCTCAAGTCCTATGGCTAAGAAAGCATTTGGAATCAGCAATGTAAGTCGCGCACGTGATTTACCGTTTCCATATCCCGAAGATCTCGTGATTGCTCCACCTAGGATGAATCTGTATATGACCGTTCATCGTCAAATCAATGAAATTTTTAGATGTTATGTTGATGATCAAAATGTTGCTACTTATTCTGTAGATGAAACATTTCTAGATGTGACAGATTCGTTATCCTATTTTAACTGCAAAACTGCTTATGAACTTGCAAAAATCATTCAAACCCATGTTTACAAGGATACTGGAATTTATACGACAGTGGGTATTGGTGACAATCCTTTACTTGCGAAGCTGGCTTTAGACAACGAAGCCAAGCATACTCGTGATATGAAAGCAGAATGGCGTTATGAAGATGTTGCATCGAAACTTTGGAAGATTGAAACGATTACAGATTTTTGGGGAATCGGAAGTCGTACGGCACTTCGACTTAAACGTATGGGAATCGATACAATCGAACAGCTCGCTCACGCAAACTATCATCACCTCAAAAAAGAAATGGGTGTGATTGGCATGCAACTGTATGCACACGCTTGGGGCATTGATCGTACCTTTCTTGGAGAACACTACATCCCAAAATCAAAATCGATTGGAAACTCACAAGTTTTAAACCGTGATTATACGAATAAACAAGAGATTATTGTTGTGATTCGCGAAATGGCTGACCAAGTGGCGACACGACTTCGTAAGGAAAACAAATACACAAAATGCATTGGCTTATGGATTGGTTATTCGCTAAGCTATATTGATGAAACCGGTAAAACCGGATTCAGTAAACAAGTGAAAATCGAAGCAACCAGCAACAGTGCCCGAATTGCGGAAGCGCTACTTCAAATTTTTGATCAGTATTACGACGTGCAAGTTGTACGAAATCTCGGTATTAATTGTACTCAACTGGAAAATCCTACCCAAGATCAATTAAGTCTTTTTGAACCTCTAGAAATCAAAGATCGCGATCGAAAACTCGATCAGGTGGTTGATGATGTTCGTAGCAAATTTGGATTTACGAAACTTGTATACGCAAGCAGTTTGACACAAGGAGGGCGTGCCATTGCGAGAAGCTCCTTAGTAGGTGGGCATGCTGGAGGCATGGAAGGTATTGAAAGTCGAGGTAGTGAAGATGACACGGAAGCGGACAAGAAAAACATTTACAAATTATAA